In a genomic window of Mesoplasma tabanidae:
- the dnaE gene encoding DNA polymerase III subunit alpha, which translates to MPNFIPLINVRSVYNFQESLIKINDYISFAKKEKFEYLFYCENKTMFGVAEFFKKALEQNIKPIIGLSIELENKKIITLIPKNKIGYEHICLISSQLNDETKLNEEQIFNLLKNNIDSNTFLLTNVNDKDLFFNNAEIINTNENKIFFNTIRYIFDNEKEHYRGLFALKNGLTINEAVESYKINEAYPGADEVLEVFSETEKIGNYISNKVSLDIFGENKKHMAKFVAPDNMPSFSYLKQKCLAGLNHYFKNIKNQAIPTEYIERLNTELDVIEKTGFADYFLIVHDYVSYARKNDIIVGPGRGSAAGSLVSFLLRITTVDPIEYNLLFERFLNPERVTMPDIDIDFQDNRRDEVIEYLFEKYGKYNVATIVTYQTIAFKSAFRDACRIYQIDMELVNLITKSLSDDYLSFNEIIKTQKLIREYSEKEEFKSIFKLVEKLIGCPRQTGTHAAGIIISDVDLRTILPIRQGLNGIYQTQFDMNYLEEIGLIKMDLLGLRNLTTIKEILDLIKINHKKDLSLSKIDLNDGKTFEILRQGNTTGIFQLESQGMTNLIIDMKVNSINDIAAASSLYRPGPQEMIPEYINSKNNRKVKLVDRSLAKILLPTYGVIVYQEQVMQILQYVGNFSLGKADIVRRAMGKKQIDYMMEVKDEFIFNAIKNNYSQKKAAAIWNWIEQFAKYGFNKSHAIAYSYIGYWLAWFKAHYPAEFYTALLNGVMGNPSKTSKYIKEVKQFGIEVIKPSVKPISNKIEKTLIKSTYTSSENRIYMPLTLIKGIGRDFISTLNNVVDEHEDLFDDLNNFFFYMKNKGLNESNYTFLAKAGSFDCFGYNKSTMVANKDFIFSAMIAFNENISLEKQTKIENLFEEQLNEELESNYEKEVFGFYISANPLTKLKNENAYFKPTDINKLVENMNNVNIIGQVSGIRVIKDKNQNSMAFITVFDDTESIDLTVFASNFENLQYDLVANRNYVLKIKTQKYKNKITGILENIVKPI; encoded by the coding sequence AAAAATAATAACTTTGATTCCTAAAAATAAAATAGGTTATGAACATATATGTTTAATTTCTTCTCAACTAAATGATGAAACAAAATTGAATGAAGAACAAATTTTTAACTTACTTAAAAATAATATTGATAGTAATACTTTTTTATTAACAAATGTTAATGATAAAGATTTATTTTTTAATAATGCTGAAATTATAAACACAAATGAAAATAAAATATTTTTTAATACAATCAGATATATCTTTGATAATGAAAAAGAACATTATAGAGGTCTTTTTGCTTTAAAAAATGGATTAACAATTAATGAAGCTGTAGAATCTTATAAAATAAATGAAGCATATCCAGGAGCTGATGAAGTTCTTGAAGTGTTTTCTGAGACAGAAAAAATTGGAAATTATATTTCTAATAAAGTTAGCTTAGATATTTTTGGTGAGAATAAAAAACATATGGCGAAATTTGTTGCGCCAGATAACATGCCAAGCTTTTCATATTTAAAACAGAAATGCTTAGCAGGTTTAAATCATTATTTTAAAAATATAAAAAATCAAGCAATACCAACAGAATATATTGAAAGATTAAATACAGAATTAGATGTTATTGAAAAAACAGGTTTTGCTGATTATTTTTTAATTGTTCATGATTATGTTTCATATGCTAGAAAAAATGACATAATTGTTGGTCCTGGAAGAGGAAGCGCTGCAGGAAGTTTAGTTTCATTTCTATTGAGAATTACAACAGTTGATCCAATAGAGTATAATTTACTTTTTGAAAGATTTTTAAATCCTGAACGTGTCACTATGCCTGATATAGATATTGATTTTCAAGATAATAGACGAGATGAAGTTATTGAATATTTGTTTGAAAAATATGGTAAATATAATGTCGCAACAATTGTAACTTACCAAACAATTGCATTTAAATCAGCATTTAGAGATGCATGCAGAATTTACCAAATTGATATGGAATTAGTTAATCTTATAACTAAATCATTAAGTGATGATTATTTGAGTTTCAATGAAATAATTAAGACACAGAAATTAATTCGTGAATACAGTGAAAAAGAAGAATTTAAAAGTATTTTTAAATTAGTTGAAAAGTTAATTGGGTGTCCAAGACAAACAGGTACCCATGCTGCTGGAATAATCATTAGTGATGTAGATTTAAGAACCATTTTGCCAATTAGACAGGGCTTAAACGGAATTTATCAAACACAATTTGATATGAATTACTTAGAAGAAATAGGTTTAATAAAAATGGACTTATTAGGTTTAAGAAATTTAACTACAATAAAAGAAATTTTAGATCTTATTAAAATAAATCATAAAAAAGATTTAAGTCTTTCAAAAATAGATTTAAATGATGGTAAAACTTTTGAAATTTTAAGACAAGGTAATACAACAGGTATTTTTCAATTAGAATCACAAGGTATGACAAATTTAATTATAGATATGAAAGTAAATAGCATAAATGATATTGCCGCGGCTTCATCTTTATATAGGCCAGGTCCACAAGAAATGATTCCTGAGTATATTAACAGTAAAAATAATAGAAAAGTAAAGCTAGTTGATAGAAGTCTAGCAAAAATACTATTGCCCACTTATGGTGTTATCGTGTATCAAGAACAAGTAATGCAAATACTTCAATATGTAGGTAATTTTTCTTTGGGTAAAGCAGACATTGTTAGAAGAGCAATGGGTAAAAAACAAATTGATTATATGATGGAAGTTAAAGACGAGTTTATTTTTAATGCTATCAAAAATAATTATTCACAAAAAAAAGCAGCAGCTATTTGAAATTGAATTGAACAATTTGCAAAATATGGTTTTAATAAGTCCCATGCAATTGCTTATTCTTATATTGGTTATTGATTAGCTTGATTTAAAGCACATTATCCAGCAGAATTTTATACTGCATTATTAAATGGAGTAATGGGTAATCCAAGCAAAACAAGCAAATATATTAAAGAAGTGAAGCAATTTGGAATTGAAGTTATTAAGCCATCGGTTAAACCAATTAGTAACAAAATAGAAAAAACGTTAATTAAGTCAACATATACAAGCTCTGAAAATAGAATTTACATGCCATTAACATTAATTAAAGGAATAGGTAGAGATTTTATATCAACTTTAAATAATGTTGTTGATGAACATGAAGATTTATTTGATGATTTAAATAATTTTTTCTTTTATATGAAAAACAAAGGATTAAATGAATCAAATTATACATTTTTAGCAAAAGCTGGAAGTTTTGATTGTTTTGGTTACAATAAATCAACTATGGTAGCTAATAAAGACTTTATTTTTAGTGCCATGATTGCGTTTAACGAAAATATTTCTTTAGAAAAGCAAACAAAAATTGAAAATTTATTTGAAGAACAATTAAATGAAGAACTTGAATCAAATTATGAAAAAGAAGTTTTTGGCTTTTACATTTCTGCTAATCCATTAACAAAACTAAAAAATGAAAATGCATATTTTAAACCTACTGACATCAATAAATTGGTTGAAAATATGAATAATGTAAATATAATTGGACAAGTTTCAGGCATTAGAGTAATTAAAGATAAAAATCAAAATAGTATGGCTTTTATAACTGTATTTGATGATACAGAATCAATTGATTTAACTGTATTTGCATCTAACTTTGAGAACTTGCAATATGATTTAGTTGCAAATCGAAACTATGTATTAAAAATTAAAACACAAAAATATAAAAATAAAATTACAGGTATACTTGAAAATATAGTTAAGCCAATTTAA
- the polA gene encoding DNA polymerase I: MKKILLVDGNSLLFRAYYASAYAGPILKTSNGLPTNAVYSFANMLTSLISDRNYYDVKVAFDKSKKTFRHDKLENYKAGRSATPEDLIPQFQIVREFLDSANILWWEKENYEADDLIGTMSKIIENHCEDFEVEILTSDKDMFQLITEKTKILLPKTGTSNLELFGVDELLQKWEVCPANVIDLKGLMGDPSDNLKGVEGVGEKTAIKLLKEYGTVEGIYKNIESISGKLQEKLINGKESALLCKEIATINCEVEIENLIFEPININLNGLINFLEKYEMFSLVKRLSNRVGMINKTDDEGLKEKISYKKLEEWNNDYSSEMNFIYIESIDENYHKGEILGIAISNEKGMFFLNKVKGDKEFEQFLLNKDFRKATYDIKKTATLLKNSNIDFNYHSFIYDAMVAAYVLNPNITSRIQNLINIVQTHLFIEEDEIIYGKGAKQNKEIHIDVKADFIISKLEMLKVTYNLIIDKLKSEKQFNLYEKIELPLVEVLFEMEQKGILVDKLELDKQTARTLSLIENLEDKMRIILKDEIDENFNFSSPKQVKELLFGQIGLPSNKKQSTDKEALEKIVHLHPVINLLLEHRKLNKLYTTYLRGFEKFIFADNKVHTIFNQTLTYTGRLSSSEPNIQNISVKDELQKEARKIFISDIETKFYSFDYSQIELRVLAQLGEEDTLLSIFENDRDVHAEAAKKIFDLKNEEKITSDQRRIAKVFNFGIIYGLSDFGLSNDLKISIKEAQEYIKDYYNSFPKLMMYKNSLVKEATVNGYAETYANRRRIVSELLSNNFLVKNFGNRIAVNMPIQGTAADILKVAMIDIFDKFKKNNLNSYMVAQIHDEIIFEIFENEKVEAVKIVESCMKNAFKKLALLVEKDKNKVQIKLEVNMSKGKNWFELK; this comes from the coding sequence ATGAAAAAGATTTTATTAGTTGATGGTAATTCATTATTGTTTAGAGCGTACTATGCAAGTGCATATGCTGGTCCTATTTTGAAAACAAGCAATGGATTGCCAACAAATGCTGTTTATTCATTTGCAAATATGCTTACAAGTCTAATAAGTGATAGAAACTATTATGATGTAAAAGTAGCCTTTGATAAATCAAAAAAAACTTTTAGACACGACAAATTAGAAAATTATAAAGCAGGTAGATCAGCTACACCAGAAGATTTAATTCCCCAATTTCAAATTGTTCGTGAATTTTTAGATTCAGCTAATATATTGTGATGAGAAAAAGAAAATTACGAAGCAGATGACTTAATAGGAACAATGTCTAAGATAATTGAAAATCATTGTGAAGATTTTGAAGTAGAAATTTTAACAAGCGACAAAGATATGTTTCAACTGATTACAGAAAAAACAAAAATATTATTACCAAAAACTGGAACATCTAATTTAGAATTATTTGGAGTAGATGAACTTTTACAAAAATGAGAAGTTTGTCCCGCAAATGTTATAGATTTAAAGGGACTTATGGGAGATCCATCTGATAATTTAAAAGGTGTTGAAGGTGTTGGAGAAAAAACAGCAATTAAATTGCTTAAAGAATATGGAACTGTTGAAGGTATATATAAAAACATAGAATCAATTTCAGGTAAATTACAAGAAAAACTTATTAATGGAAAAGAATCTGCACTTTTATGTAAAGAAATAGCAACGATAAACTGTGAAGTAGAAATTGAAAATTTAATTTTTGAACCTATTAATATAAATCTTAATGGCTTAATAAATTTTTTAGAAAAATACGAGATGTTTTCATTAGTTAAGAGACTTTCTAATAGAGTCGGAATGATTAATAAAACTGATGATGAAGGATTGAAAGAAAAAATAAGCTATAAGAAATTAGAAGAATGAAATAATGATTATTCATCTGAAATGAATTTTATTTACATTGAATCAATTGATGAAAATTATCATAAAGGTGAAATATTAGGTATAGCTATTTCAAACGAAAAGGGAATGTTTTTCTTGAATAAAGTAAAAGGCGATAAAGAATTTGAACAATTTTTATTAAATAAAGATTTTAGAAAAGCAACTTATGATATTAAAAAAACAGCAACACTTTTAAAAAATAGTAATATAGATTTTAATTATCATAGTTTTATTTATGATGCTATGGTTGCTGCTTACGTTTTAAATCCTAATATTACTTCAAGAATTCAAAATTTAATAAATATAGTTCAAACTCATTTATTTATTGAAGAAGATGAAATAATATATGGCAAAGGTGCAAAGCAAAATAAAGAAATACATATAGATGTAAAAGCAGACTTTATTATCAGCAAGTTAGAAATGTTAAAGGTAACTTATAATCTAATTATTGATAAGTTAAAAAGTGAAAAACAATTTAATTTATATGAAAAAATAGAATTACCACTAGTTGAAGTTTTATTTGAAATGGAACAAAAAGGTATTTTAGTAGACAAGTTAGAACTTGATAAGCAAACAGCTAGAACACTTTCATTAATCGAAAATTTAGAAGATAAAATGAGAATTATCTTAAAAGATGAGATAGATGAGAATTTTAATTTTTCATCTCCTAAACAAGTTAAGGAATTATTGTTTGGCCAAATAGGATTACCTTCAAATAAAAAACAAAGTACTGATAAAGAAGCTTTAGAAAAAATTGTTCATTTACATCCTGTAATTAATTTACTTTTAGAACATAGAAAACTTAACAAGCTTTATACAACTTATTTACGTGGATTTGAAAAATTCATTTTTGCTGATAATAAAGTTCATACTATTTTTAACCAAACTTTGACTTACACAGGGAGGTTATCTTCGTCTGAACCAAATATTCAAAATATTTCTGTAAAAGATGAATTGCAAAAAGAAGCTCGTAAAATTTTTATATCAGATATCGAAACAAAATTTTATAGTTTTGATTATTCACAAATTGAACTAAGAGTTTTAGCTCAACTTGGTGAAGAAGACACTTTATTAAGCATTTTTGAAAATGATAGAGACGTACATGCAGAAGCAGCAAAAAAAATCTTTGATTTAAAAAATGAAGAAAAAATAACTAGCGATCAAAGAAGAATTGCCAAAGTATTTAATTTTGGAATAATCTATGGTTTAAGTGATTTTGGATTAAGCAATGACTTAAAAATATCTATAAAAGAGGCCCAAGAATATATTAAAGATTATTACAACTCATTTCCAAAACTTATGATGTATAAAAATAGTCTTGTAAAAGAAGCAACTGTTAATGGATATGCTGAAACTTATGCAAATAGAAGAAGAATAGTAAGTGAACTATTATCAAATAATTTTTTAGTTAAAAATTTTGGTAATAGAATAGCTGTTAACATGCCTATTCAAGGTACAGCAGCAGATATACTTAAAGTTGCTATGATTGACATATTTGATAAATTTAAAAAAAATAACCTTAATAGTTACATGGTTGCTCAGATTCATGATGAAATTATTTTTGAAATATTTGAAAATGAAAAAGTGGAAGCGGTTAAAATCGTAGAAAGCTGTATGAAAAATGCATTTAAAAAATTAGCTTTATTAGTAGAAAAAGATAAAAATAAAGTTCAAATAAAACTTGAAGTTAATATGTCAAAGGGAAAAAATTGATTTGAATTAAAATAA